One genomic window of Arachis hypogaea cultivar Tifrunner chromosome 8, arahy.Tifrunner.gnm2.J5K5, whole genome shotgun sequence includes the following:
- the LOC112704982 gene encoding uncharacterized protein isoform X2 has product MDKADHEESFFVPNMEDIFNCEFPLNLSFKFGVDNQENMLTLENQQHILTVLREDWKRRQKLCTITLICYIVHMLYLLRFMSTRVDKSISHKLVGREQIRATLMQQLRETHRCRDILRMGPDAFLQLCEKLRATHQVRDTKHVTVEEQVARFLYIIAHNVKTRTVSFFYHRSGETVSRHFHAVLRAIILLEDEFLRQPSASIVSPAILHNHRFYPYFKDCIGAIDGTHFRVKVPIADQPKFRGRKDWPTQNVLAACDFDMKFTYVLTGWEGTASDSKVLKNALSGMIILNFHEENFTLGMLDLC; this is encoded by the exons ATGGATAAGGCTGATCATGAAGAAAGTTTTTTCGTCCCCAATatggaagacatctttaattGTGAATTCCCACTAAACCTTTCCTTTAAGTTCGGGGTCGATAATCAGGAAAATATGTTAACCCTTGaaaaccaacaacatatattAACAGTTTTGAGGGAGGATTGGAAAAGACGACAGAAATTATGCACCATTACACTGATATGTTATATCGTGCACATGTTATATTTATTGAGATTTATGTCTACGCGGGTTGACAAATCCATCTCCCATAAATTGGTTGGGCGAGAACAAATTCGAGCTACTTTAATGCAACAGTTAAGAGAAACTCATAGGTGTCGTGACATCCTACGCATGGGCCCTGATGCATTTCTTCAATTGTGTGAGAAATTAAGAGCAACACATCAAGTGAGGGATACAAAACATGTTACAGTagaggagcaagttgctaggtTCTTGTATATAATAGCTCATAATGTGAAAACTAGAACCGTTTCTTTTTTCTACCACCGGTCTGGAGAAACTGTTAGCCGCCACTTCCATGCTGTGTTACGGGCAATTATTTTACTAGAAGATGAATTTCTTCGACAACCATCTGCATCCATTGTTTCTCCGGCGATCCTTCACAATCATAGATTTTATCCTTATTTCAAG GACTGTATTGGAGCTATAGATGGAACACATTTTCGTGTCAAAGTACCCATAGCGGATCAACCTAAATTTCGAGGAagaaaagactggccgacacagAATGTATTAGCTGCATGTGATTTTGATATGAAGTTCACTTATGTATTAACGGGTTGGGAAGGAACAGCATCTGACTCAAAAGTTCTTAAGAATGCATTATCAGGGATGATAATCTTAAACTTCCACGAG GAAAATTTTACCTTGGGGATGCTGGATTTATGCTGA
- the LOC112704982 gene encoding uncharacterized protein isoform X1 yields MAKRALCQGEATSRDTLRWTDEMDTTFIDALIEESRKGNRVDGTFTTMAYDNILSLLRCIYGNHIHKENLKNRLKTLKDHFGVCYDNFHGLSGFSWNPITKMFEAEAEVWEELIKAKPEVKKWMRTPIKHYDKLFEIYGTDKAIGKHAESAKEKVKRWEKSKEKINLNDDESFLNMEEEWNEDPITPHATSFTMGHSPEIGLSNQSTGSQGTSSRGIKRKTTMSDKLESEMETMSKGIQALTDMMKDGNHFYERLINIAEKQVLTAEEQVQVAKEQVQIAKQQVRIAERGLVILEQSRPRIYSENDVWNELENLGVMPELRMRCYRFLCRKDRVKRKFFGVPADVRLATLYELMKEAGAL; encoded by the exons ATGGCAAAGAGAGCATTATGCCAAGGTGAGGCCACTAGTCGGGATACTCTAAGATGGACCGACGAAATGGATACAACCTTCATTGATGCTTTGATTGAAGAAAGCCGCAAAGGTAATAGAGTGGATGGTACATTTACTACAATGGCATATGACAACATACTTTCACTTTTGAGATGTATCTATGGTAACCATATCCACAAAGAGAATCTTAAGAATAGACTCAAGACTTTAAAGGATCATTTTGGAGTTTGTTATGATAATTTTCATGGGCTTAGTGGATTTTCCTGGAATCCAATTACAAAGATGTTTGAGGCTGAAGCTGAAGTCTGGGAAGAATTGATTAAG GCAAAACCAGAAGTGAAAAAGTGGATGCGGACTCCAATCAAACACTATGATAAACTATTTGAGATATATGGTACAGACAAGGCAATAGGAAAACATGCTGAAAGTgccaaagaaaaagtgaaaaggtGGGAAAAGAGCAAAGAAAAAATTAACTTGAACGATGATGAAAGTTTCTTAAATATGGAAGAGGAGTGGAATGAGGATCCAATTACTCCTCATGCTACTAGTTTTACAATGGGTCATAGTCCTGAAATTggtttatctaaccaatcaactgGCTCTCAAGGAACATCATCAAGAGGTATTAAACGCAAAACAACCATGAGTGATAAATTAGAATCAGAAATGGAAACAATGAGTAAAGGCATTCAAGCATTGACTGACATGATGAAAGATGGGAATCATTTTTATGAGAGATTAATTAATATTGCTGAAAAGCAAGTGTTAACAGCTGAAGAACAAGTGCAGGTAGCTAAGGAGCAAGTTCAAATTGCAAAACAACAAGTGCGAATAGCTGAAAGGGGTCTTGTGATTCTTGAGCAAAGTAGGCCTCGCATTTACTCTGAAAATGACGTGTGGAATGAGTTAGAGAATTTAGGTGTGATGCCAGAATTGCGCATGAGGTGTTACCGATTTTTATGCAGAAAAGATAGAGTTAAGAGGAAATTTTTTGGTGTTCCGGCTGACGTACGTCTTGCCACATTGTACGAATTGATGAAAGAAGCAGGTGCACTCTAG